In a single window of the Flavobacterium ammoniigenes genome:
- a CDS encoding DUF6864 domain-containing function gives MAVKISFGQTIKVFETGTLVQFNHENIILELKGILDQTKLNFEFRFQTSNENQDPQINLENGGTNRLIFNLINFDNKINHGNMEPVKLGKLDNKELFLSFRVTSGKDTFPRTFVYTFYLGEEVKNG, from the coding sequence ATGGCTGTAAAAATTTCATTTGGACAAACGATTAAAGTCTTTGAAACTGGGACACTTGTACAATTTAATCATGAAAACATTATATTGGAGTTAAAAGGAATATTAGACCAAACAAAACTAAATTTTGAATTTAGATTCCAAACAAGTAATGAAAATCAAGATCCACAAATAAATCTAGAAAATGGTGGTACAAATCGATTGATTTTCAATCTAATCAACTTTGACAACAAAATCAATCATGGGAATATGGAACCCGTAAAGCTTGGAAAATTAGATAATAAAGAATTATTTCTTTCGTTCAGAGTGACTTCTGGAAAAGATACATTCCCAAGAACATTTGTTTATACTTTTTACTTAGGAGAGGAGGTTAAAAATGGCTAG
- a CDS encoding DHA2 family efflux MFS transporter permease subunit: MLTYIYNKMVQADDLVEYGYRRVVITITAVLCALLEIVDTTIVNVALTNMRGSLGATLNDVAWVITAYAIANVIVIPMTSWLSQQFGRRNYFVVSIVLFTTASFLCGNAGTIWELIIYRFIQGLGGGALLVTAQTIITESYPAAKRGMAQAIYGMGVIVGPTLGPPLGGYIVDNFSWPYIFYINIPIGIVAAILAFSFVRSPKYGEKLKAHQVDWLGIFLLTAFIGSLQYVLEHGQQDDWFNDSTILVLSIVSVFGLLFFVWRELTYKHPIVNLSVLKDGNLRIGIVMCFILGFGLYGSTLIIPIYTQAILGWTATDAGLLLIPGSITTAFMMPIIGKMIQKGIPQGYMVGVGFLIFFFFTFMMYNRMTPDTGTEHLFWPLILRGIGLGLLFVPITTLSLSTLKGRSIGEGAAFTGMMRQLGGSFGIAIITTFISRFSQEHRVNLLAHLDPTKTNVQQRIALLQKGFMSKGYSSNEALKKAYQILDYSVMKQATVMAYMDVFMYLGILFLCCIPIIFLIKKGKNKIDPAEAMH; encoded by the coding sequence ATGTTGACGTACATTTACAATAAAATGGTGCAAGCTGACGATTTAGTAGAATACGGCTATCGACGTGTAGTTATTACGATTACAGCAGTACTTTGTGCCTTGCTTGAAATTGTAGACACTACAATTGTCAATGTGGCGCTGACTAATATGCGTGGAAGTCTCGGAGCCACCCTAAACGATGTGGCTTGGGTAATTACGGCTTACGCTATCGCCAATGTAATTGTCATACCCATGACGAGTTGGCTATCGCAACAATTCGGCAGACGGAATTATTTTGTAGTTTCTATTGTTCTTTTTACAACTGCTTCCTTTTTATGTGGGAATGCAGGTACGATTTGGGAACTAATTATCTACCGATTTATTCAAGGTCTTGGAGGTGGTGCATTATTGGTAACCGCTCAAACTATCATTACCGAAAGTTATCCTGCAGCTAAACGTGGAATGGCACAAGCCATATACGGAATGGGGGTTATTGTTGGACCTACCTTGGGTCCGCCCTTGGGAGGTTATATCGTGGATAATTTTTCTTGGCCATATATTTTTTACATCAACATTCCAATTGGTATTGTAGCCGCAATTTTAGCTTTCTCATTTGTTAGAAGTCCTAAATACGGCGAAAAACTAAAAGCACACCAGGTCGATTGGTTGGGAATATTTCTTTTAACCGCATTTATTGGTTCGCTACAATATGTTTTGGAACACGGTCAACAAGACGACTGGTTTAATGATTCTACTATTTTAGTTTTAAGTATTGTATCCGTTTTTGGATTACTCTTTTTTGTATGGAGAGAACTCACCTACAAACACCCAATTGTCAACCTAAGTGTGTTAAAAGATGGTAATTTACGAATCGGAATCGTGATGTGTTTTATTCTTGGTTTTGGTTTGTACGGATCAACTTTAATCATTCCCATTTACACTCAAGCCATTTTGGGCTGGACCGCCACCGATGCCGGTTTATTATTAATTCCAGGTTCGATCACCACTGCATTCATGATGCCAATAATTGGTAAAATGATTCAGAAAGGCATTCCTCAGGGGTATATGGTTGGAGTAGGATTCTTAATATTCTTCTTCTTTACCTTCATGATGTACAACCGAATGACACCCGATACTGGAACAGAACATTTGTTTTGGCCTTTAATTTTAAGAGGAATTGGATTGGGATTGCTTTTTGTGCCAATCACTACCCTATCGCTATCTACTTTAAAAGGAAGAAGTATCGGTGAGGGAGCTGCTTTTACAGGAATGATGCGTCAGCTGGGAGGCTCTTTTGGGATTGCAATTATTACTACTTTCATTTCTAGATTCAGTCAAGAACACCGAGTAAATTTATTAGCACATTTAGACCCAACCAAAACGAATGTTCAACAACGTATTGCTTTACTTCAAAAGGGATTTATGTCCAAAGGGTATAGCAGTAATGAAGCCTTGAAAAAAGCGTATCAAATACTTGATTATTCGGTAATGAAACAAGCTACGGTTATGGCCTATATGGATGTGTTTATGTACCTCGGAATTCTTTTCCTTTGTTGTATTCCGATTATTTTTTTAATAAAAAAAGGGAAAAACAAAATCGATCCAGCCGAAGCAATGCACTAA
- a CDS encoding iron chaperone, which translates to MAATKPNDTEGVNQYIANLPIEQQIALERVRQIIKNTVPEAVEFISYKMPAYHCHGMIGGFAAFKNHCSFFPWNAQTIIDFATELKDFKTSAGTIQFTPEKPLPKELLQKILRYRVAGNLEKKK; encoded by the coding sequence ATGGCAGCAACTAAACCCAACGACACCGAAGGCGTAAACCAATACATAGCCAACTTACCCATAGAGCAACAAATTGCTTTAGAGCGTGTACGCCAAATCATAAAAAATACTGTTCCCGAAGCAGTAGAATTCATCAGCTATAAAATGCCCGCCTACCATTGTCACGGAATGATTGGTGGTTTTGCCGCTTTTAAAAATCACTGCAGTTTCTTTCCTTGGAATGCCCAAACCATAATCGATTTTGCAACCGAACTCAAAGACTTCAAAACCTCAGCGGGTACTATTCAATTCACACCCGAAAAACCACTTCCCAAAGAATTGCTTCAAAAAATACTGCGCTATCGTGTAGCGGGTAATTTGGAAAAGAAGAAATAA
- a CDS encoding DEAD/DEAH box helicase produces the protein MNTKHHSNNILLNLGIERLNEMQEVAQDAILNDNNVLLLSPTGSGKTLAFLLPIFELLQPEILSVQCLILVPSRELGLQIEQVWKKMGTDYKVNTCYGGHSIDTEIKNLSNPPAVLIGTPGRIADHIDRGTFRVDKIQTLILDEFDKSLQLGFHEQMSFIIGKLTKLNKRVLVSATSDIEIPKYTRVVNPTVLDFIPETQEENNLSLKLVVSKEKDKINTLFQLICSLKSQAAIIFCNHRDAAERISDTLNTKGIYATYYHGGMDQDERERALIQFRNGSVSYLITTDLAARGLDIPEMKHVIHYHLPLKEDEFTHRNGRTARMESSGTAYIIAHESEKKMEYLDYGMDVLKVDSATTLPKPPEFQTIYISGGKKNKLNKIDIVGFFSQKGKLEKGDLGLIEVKDFISFAAVKFNKVKDLLQNVRDEKMKGKKFKIEVARKVIKKEE, from the coding sequence ATGAATACAAAACACCATTCCAACAACATACTCCTGAATTTAGGCATTGAACGTCTGAATGAAATGCAAGAAGTAGCACAAGATGCTATTCTAAACGATAACAATGTCTTATTGCTTTCGCCAACAGGTTCAGGAAAAACATTGGCTTTTTTATTGCCAATTTTCGAATTATTACAACCCGAAATTCTTTCGGTGCAATGTTTGATTTTAGTTCCTTCTCGCGAATTAGGGTTGCAAATTGAACAAGTTTGGAAAAAAATGGGAACCGATTATAAAGTCAATACTTGTTACGGCGGGCACTCCATTGATACCGAAATTAAAAACTTAAGTAATCCACCAGCGGTGTTGATTGGTACGCCTGGTCGAATCGCAGATCATATAGATCGAGGGACTTTTCGAGTGGATAAAATTCAAACCTTGATCTTAGACGAATTTGATAAATCCTTGCAATTAGGGTTCCATGAGCAAATGTCTTTTATCATTGGCAAATTAACCAAATTGAACAAACGCGTTTTGGTATCGGCAACCTCGGATATTGAAATTCCAAAATACACTCGTGTAGTCAATCCAACCGTTTTGGATTTTATTCCTGAAACACAGGAGGAGAACAATTTGAGCTTGAAACTTGTGGTTTCCAAAGAGAAAGATAAAATCAATACTTTGTTTCAATTGATTTGTTCATTGAAATCGCAAGCAGCCATTATTTTTTGCAATCATCGGGATGCTGCAGAACGCATTAGTGACACTTTAAATACTAAAGGAATTTATGCGACCTATTACCATGGTGGAATGGATCAAGACGAACGTGAGCGTGCTTTAATTCAGTTTAGAAATGGTAGTGTGAGTTATTTAATTACTACCGATTTAGCTGCGCGTGGATTGGATATTCCTGAAATGAAACACGTAATTCATTACCATTTGCCTTTAAAAGAGGACGAGTTTACCCATCGAAATGGTCGAACGGCTCGTATGGAATCCTCTGGAACGGCTTATATTATTGCACATGAATCGGAGAAAAAAATGGAGTATTTGGATTACGGTATGGATGTGTTGAAAGTTGATTCGGCTACAACTTTACCTAAACCACCTGAATTCCAAACGATTTATATCAGTGGAGGAAAGAAGAACAAACTGAACAAAATTGATATTGTGGGATTCTTTTCGCAAAAAGGAAAATTAGAAAAAGGCGACTTAGGTTTGATTGAAGTGAAAGATTTTATTTCGTTTGCAGCGGTCAAATTCAACAAAGTGAAAGACTTGCTTCAAAACGTGAGAGACGAGAAAATGAAAGGGAAGAAGTTCAAAATTGAAGTCGCTCGAAAAGTGATTAAGAAAGAAGAATAA
- the yaaA gene encoding peroxide stress protein YaaA — translation MKIVISPAKSLNFEKELPTTQFTQPSLLKESKKVHAVLKQKSPTELTDLMSISDKLADLNWQRNKAWKTPFNPTNSRPAVYAFDGEVYNGLDAYSIPLEKLDLLQERLRILSGLYGVLKPLDLMQAYRLEMGTKLPIGESKNLYDFWKKTVTASLNKELKKGELFVNLASNEYFSVIDTKALKVPVITPDFKDYKDGKLKMISFFAKKARGMMVRYIIDTNAETIEDLKGFNYEGYQFDANLSKGNHLVFTR, via the coding sequence ATGAAAATAGTCATTTCCCCAGCCAAGTCGTTGAACTTCGAAAAAGAATTGCCTACAACGCAATTCACGCAACCGAGTTTGTTGAAAGAGTCTAAAAAAGTACATGCGGTTTTGAAACAAAAATCGCCTACCGAATTAACTGATTTGATGTCGATTTCGGATAAATTGGCCGACTTGAATTGGCAACGCAATAAGGCATGGAAAACGCCTTTCAATCCTACTAATTCACGTCCTGCAGTCTATGCTTTCGACGGAGAAGTATATAACGGTTTGGATGCCTATTCCATTCCTTTAGAAAAGTTAGACTTATTACAAGAACGTTTGCGCATTTTGTCAGGTTTGTACGGCGTTTTGAAACCTTTAGATTTGATGCAAGCCTACCGTTTGGAAATGGGGACCAAATTGCCCATTGGCGAAAGCAAGAATTTGTATGATTTTTGGAAAAAAACGGTAACGGCTAGTTTGAATAAAGAACTCAAAAAAGGAGAGTTGTTTGTCAACTTGGCAAGCAATGAATATTTTTCCGTTATTGATACCAAAGCACTAAAAGTACCTGTTATTACCCCCGACTTTAAAGACTACAAAGACGGCAAATTAAAGATGATTAGTTTCTTTGCGAAAAAGGCGAGAGGCATGATGGTACGGTACATAATAGATACCAATGCTGAAACTATCGAAGACCTAAAAGGCTTCAACTACGAAGGCTATCAATTTGACGCCAATTTATCTAAAGGAAACCATCTGGTTTTTACGAGGTAA
- a CDS encoding PASTA domain-containing protein, whose protein sequence is MSLRKYLTSRVFFGQFLAALAIIAVLGYLFMHWLTFTTDHGHEIAVPNLSKLTEEQVEDKLDELDLDYVLLDSVDFRGDYPAFTVVEQDPLPGTKVKVGRKVYIKINASGYSSVKLPDLIDKTYREAVPTLKAIGLEEGTITYEPSLGKDMVLAMRYKGRNLKPGERVMKSSKIDLVLGDGKMSYEEEVQVDSTATTTEDTPVDEQ, encoded by the coding sequence ATGAGTTTACGTAAGTATCTAACAAGTCGAGTGTTTTTCGGTCAATTTTTAGCTGCACTAGCTATTATTGCTGTTTTGGGTTATTTGTTTATGCATTGGTTGACTTTTACAACCGATCACGGTCATGAAATTGCAGTGCCGAATTTGAGTAAGTTAACCGAAGAACAAGTAGAAGACAAGCTGGACGAGTTGGATTTGGATTATGTGCTCTTGGATAGTGTTGATTTTAGAGGTGATTATCCTGCCTTTACTGTGGTTGAGCAAGATCCATTGCCTGGAACGAAAGTGAAAGTGGGTCGAAAAGTATATATTAAAATTAACGCTTCGGGTTATTCATCAGTGAAGTTGCCTGATTTGATTGATAAAACCTACCGTGAGGCGGTTCCTACATTGAAAGCCATTGGTTTAGAAGAAGGAACGATAACGTATGAGCCTAGTTTAGGAAAAGATATGGTATTAGCGATGCGTTACAAAGGGCGTAATTTAAAACCCGGAGAGCGCGTAATGAAATCGTCTAAAATTGATTTAGTTTTAGGAGATGGAAAAATGAGTTATGAAGAGGAAGTTCAGGTGGACAGTACCGCTACAACTACAGAAGATACTCCAGTAGATGAGCAATAA
- a CDS encoding RluA family pseudouridine synthase, whose amino-acid sequence MSNNTESFDLEDELFEHFKFEVPKGQAFLRIDKYLMGLIPNATRNKIQNAANSGNIFVNDEIVKSNYKVKPFDVIKVMLSHPPFENHVLPENIPLNIVYEDEALLLVNKEPGLVVHPGHGNYTGTLVNALAFHFENLPMNSSERPGLVHRIDKDTSGLLVIAKTEAAMTHLAKQFEAKTTEREYMALVWGNVANDAGTIEGNLARHLKDRMQMAVFDDPEIGKPAITHYKVLERFGYVTLISCQLETGRTHQIRAHMKHIGHPLFNDERYGGHLILKGTTFTKYKQFIDNCFKALPRQALHAKTLGFIHPNTGEMMRFDTELPVDFTDCLERWRNYSKSHTAEEE is encoded by the coding sequence ATGAGCAATAATACCGAATCCTTCGACTTAGAAGACGAATTATTTGAGCATTTTAAATTTGAAGTTCCCAAAGGGCAAGCCTTTTTGCGAATTGACAAATACTTGATGGGACTAATCCCGAATGCGACACGCAATAAAATTCAGAATGCGGCGAATAGTGGGAACATTTTTGTCAATGACGAAATTGTAAAATCCAATTACAAAGTCAAGCCGTTTGATGTGATTAAGGTGATGTTATCGCATCCACCTTTTGAAAATCATGTTTTGCCTGAAAATATCCCCTTGAATATTGTGTACGAAGACGAGGCGTTGTTACTGGTTAACAAAGAGCCGGGTTTAGTCGTGCATCCTGGACACGGGAATTATACCGGGACTTTAGTGAATGCCTTGGCTTTTCATTTTGAAAATTTACCAATGAACAGCAGTGAGCGTCCGGGCTTGGTGCATCGTATTGATAAAGATACTTCGGGCTTGTTAGTGATTGCTAAAACCGAAGCAGCCATGACGCATTTAGCCAAACAATTTGAAGCCAAAACAACCGAAAGAGAATACATGGCTTTGGTTTGGGGGAATGTCGCCAATGATGCCGGAACCATTGAGGGTAATTTAGCACGACACCTGAAAGACCGCATGCAAATGGCGGTTTTTGATGATCCCGAAATTGGGAAACCTGCCATTACACATTACAAAGTATTGGAGCGTTTTGGGTATGTGACTTTGATTTCGTGCCAACTGGAAACGGGCCGTACGCACCAGATTCGTGCCCACATGAAACACATTGGACACCCTTTATTTAATGACGAACGCTACGGCGGTCATTTGATATTGAAAGGAACTACGTTTACCAAATACAAACAATTTATAGACAACTGTTTCAAGGCGTTGCCAAGACAAGCTTTACACGCAAAGACCTTGGGCTTTATTCACCCGAATACGGGCGAGATGATGCGATTTGACACCGAATTGCCAGTTGACTTTACTGATTGTTTGGAACGTTGGAGAAATTACTCTAAATCGCATACTGCGGAAGAAGAATAA
- the coaD gene encoding pantetheine-phosphate adenylyltransferase, whose product MRKAIFPGSFDPITLGHQDIINRALPLFDEIVIAIGVNADKKYMFSLEERKRFIEKTFQNEPKISVITYEGLTIDLCHKINANFILRGLRNPADFEFEKAIAHTNRRLSKIETVFLLTAAKTSYISSSIVRDVIRNHGEYKLLVPEAVRVNK is encoded by the coding sequence ATGAGAAAAGCCATATTTCCAGGTTCGTTTGACCCCATTACCTTAGGCCATCAAGACATCATCAACAGAGCCTTGCCTTTGTTTGACGAAATCGTGATTGCAATTGGTGTCAACGCCGATAAAAAATACATGTTTTCGTTAGAAGAAAGAAAACGTTTCATCGAAAAAACCTTCCAAAACGAACCTAAAATTTCGGTAATTACTTACGAAGGATTGACCATTGATTTGTGTCATAAAATCAACGCTAACTTTATTTTACGCGGTTTGCGCAACCCAGCCGACTTCGAATTTGAAAAAGCTATTGCGCACACCAACCGACGTTTGTCTAAGATTGAAACCGTCTTTTTGTTAACAGCTGCTAAAACTTCCTACATCAGTTCAAGTATTGTACGCGATGTGATTCGCAATCATGGCGAATACAAACTATTGGTTCCTGAAGCCGTAAGAGTCAATAAGTAA
- a CDS encoding M14 family metallopeptidase, translating to MRFLTTLLFLCSLTILAQNNTKYNTYFEKGNGNQSATYQETIAYFQLLAHDFESIDMKTMGLTDSGEPLHIVTFNPDATFDFEAIQKNKAVLLINNGIHAGEPDGIDASMQFFRDLALGKIKAPKNTVIVCIPVYNIGGALNRNSSTRANQNGPEEYGFRGNARNYDLNRDCIKSDTRNTKSFVEIFHLTNPDVFIDNHVSNGSDYQYKLTYIMTEPSKLGTVLGSYLKTEMMPRLVSDLKKKKIETTPYVNTFHETPDQGFAQFMDSPRYTTGYTSLFNSIGFIVETHMLKKYSDRIKVTYEFMQSTLAFTDANTTIIKQKRKENEAQFQPNQNYTLQWEVDQNIQEPFTFLGYEAGYKKSDATTGQRLYYDRTKAFKKEVPFFPQYKSVKDVTIPKSYVIPRGFWHVIELLKSNGIDCQTIQKDTLIDVESYRIVDFKTTTSAYEGHYNHRNTVVKTTTKKIAFAKGDYIIPTQQKGIKYILETLEPEAVDSYFNWNFFDPILQQKEGYSDYVFEDTAAQLLKDSPKLKSELEAKKQTEPDFLNNPKAQLDWIYKQSVYYEKAHLQYPVYRISN from the coding sequence ATGAGATTTTTAACGACGCTTTTATTCTTGTGTTCCTTGACTATTTTGGCACAAAACAATACTAAATACAACACCTATTTCGAAAAAGGAAACGGCAATCAATCGGCTACTTATCAAGAGACCATTGCATATTTTCAATTATTGGCCCATGATTTTGAAAGCATCGACATGAAAACAATGGGGTTGACTGATAGTGGCGAACCCTTGCATATAGTCACTTTTAATCCGGATGCGACTTTTGACTTTGAGGCTATTCAAAAAAACAAAGCGGTACTATTAATCAATAACGGAATTCATGCAGGAGAGCCTGACGGGATTGATGCTTCGATGCAGTTCTTTAGAGATTTGGCATTAGGCAAAATAAAAGCGCCTAAAAATACTGTAATTGTGTGCATACCGGTATATAATATTGGCGGTGCTTTGAACAGAAACAGTTCTACAAGAGCCAATCAAAATGGACCAGAAGAATATGGTTTTAGAGGTAATGCACGTAACTATGATTTGAATCGAGATTGTATCAAATCAGATACACGAAACACCAAAAGTTTTGTTGAAATTTTCCATTTAACTAACCCAGATGTGTTTATTGACAACCACGTGAGTAATGGTTCGGATTACCAATACAAACTCACCTACATCATGACAGAGCCGAGTAAATTAGGAACTGTTTTAGGTTCGTATTTAAAGACTGAAATGATGCCTCGTTTGGTTTCCGATTTAAAAAAGAAAAAAATAGAAACAACTCCCTATGTAAATACCTTTCATGAAACTCCTGACCAAGGATTTGCGCAGTTTATGGACAGTCCGCGCTATACGACGGGCTATACTTCCCTATTCAATTCCATCGGATTTATAGTAGAAACACATATGCTAAAAAAATATAGCGATCGTATCAAAGTAACTTACGAATTCATGCAATCTACTTTAGCATTCACAGATGCCAATACTACCATCATCAAACAAAAAAGAAAAGAAAACGAAGCGCAATTTCAACCGAATCAAAACTATACCCTACAATGGGAAGTAGACCAAAATATCCAAGAACCTTTTACTTTTTTGGGCTATGAAGCGGGCTATAAAAAAAGTGATGCTACAACTGGACAACGTTTATATTACGACCGAACTAAAGCGTTCAAAAAAGAAGTGCCTTTCTTTCCGCAATACAAATCAGTAAAAGATGTGACCATTCCGAAATCTTATGTCATTCCGCGTGGATTTTGGCACGTAATTGAACTTCTAAAAAGTAATGGAATTGACTGTCAAACCATTCAGAAAGACACCCTAATTGATGTAGAAAGCTACCGAATTGTAGACTTTAAAACAACAACTTCAGCTTACGAAGGGCATTATAATCATCGCAATACTGTGGTGAAAACAACAACGAAAAAAATAGCTTTCGCCAAAGGAGATTATATCATTCCAACCCAACAAAAAGGCATCAAATACATTTTGGAAACACTAGAACCCGAAGCGGTTGATTCCTATTTTAATTGGAATTTCTTCGATCCTATTTTACAACAAAAAGAAGGCTATTCCGATTATGTATTTGAAGATACTGCAGCGCAGTTACTTAAGGATAGTCCGAAATTAAAAAGTGAGTTGGAAGCAAAAAAACAAACAGAACCCGATTTCTTAAACAATCCAAAAGCACAATTGGATTGGATTTACAAACAGTCAGTGTATTACGAAAAAGCGCATTTACAATATCCTGTTTACCGAATTAGCAATTAA
- a CDS encoding PhnA domain-containing protein, protein MSLDRELNKRSGGQCELCAATENLKVYTVLPTQKGGIDESVFACATCVDQIENPDNVDLNHWRCLNDSMWSEQTAVQVVAWRMLSRMRAAGWPQELLDMMYLDEDTLAWAQATGEGEDDENKIIHRDSNGVILEHGDSVVLIKDLKVKGSSMVAKQGTAVRNIRLDHENAEYIEGKVDGQQIVIITQYVKKI, encoded by the coding sequence ATGAGTTTAGATAGAGAATTAAACAAACGTAGCGGAGGTCAATGTGAATTGTGTGCTGCTACTGAAAACTTAAAAGTATATACCGTTTTACCTACTCAAAAAGGAGGTATTGACGAAAGCGTTTTTGCTTGTGCTACTTGTGTAGACCAAATTGAAAATCCAGATAACGTGGATTTGAACCACTGGCGTTGTTTGAACGACAGCATGTGGAGTGAACAAACTGCGGTTCAAGTGGTAGCTTGGAGAATGTTAAGCCGTATGCGTGCAGCGGGTTGGCCACAAGAATTATTAGACATGATGTACCTTGACGAAGATACTTTAGCTTGGGCGCAAGCCACTGGCGAAGGGGAAGATGACGAAAACAAAATCATTCACCGTGATAGCAATGGGGTGATTTTGGAACACGGCGATTCTGTGGTTTTAATCAAAGACTTGAAAGTGAAAGGATCCAGTATGGTGGCAAAACAAGGAACTGCGGTGCGTAACATCCGTTTGGATCATGAGAATGCCGAATACATTGAAGGAAAAGTCGATGGACAACAAATTGTAATTATCACACAATACGTGAAGAAAATATAA
- a CDS encoding D-alanine--D-alanine ligase, with amino-acid sequence MKNIAIIMGGYSSEYKISLISGNVVYQFLDKTKFNGFRIHIFKEKWVYVDANDTEFPIDRNDFSVTVDGKKIIFDCVFNAIHGTPGEDGLMQAYFELLGIPQTACDYYQAALTFNKRDLLSVLKPYGIKTATSYYLNKGDLIDTNAIVAKVGLPCFVKPNKAGSSFGISKVKTAAELPIAIEVAYKEDNEIIIESFLDGTEVSVGVINYKGEITVLPITEIVSENDFFDYEAKYLGKSQEITPARISDEMTQKVGEIAKRAYKALKMKGFSRSEFIIVDGEPHMLEMNTIPGLTTESLLPQQAKEAGISLEDLFSNAIELALA; translated from the coding sequence ATGAAAAACATTGCCATCATCATGGGCGGCTATTCTAGCGAATACAAAATATCCCTAATTAGCGGAAACGTCGTATACCAATTCTTAGACAAAACTAAATTCAACGGATTTAGAATCCATATTTTCAAAGAAAAATGGGTCTATGTAGATGCTAATGATACCGAATTCCCTATTGATAGAAATGATTTTTCAGTAACTGTTGATGGAAAAAAAATAATTTTTGATTGTGTTTTCAATGCCATACACGGTACTCCCGGTGAAGACGGCTTGATGCAAGCCTATTTTGAATTACTTGGTATTCCGCAAACCGCTTGCGATTACTATCAAGCTGCCTTAACTTTCAACAAACGTGATTTACTGTCCGTTTTAAAACCCTACGGCATCAAAACTGCAACTTCCTATTATTTGAACAAAGGCGATCTAATCGATACAAATGCTATTGTAGCTAAAGTAGGTTTGCCTTGTTTTGTAAAACCCAATAAAGCCGGTTCTAGTTTCGGAATCTCTAAAGTGAAAACCGCTGCTGAGTTACCAATAGCTATTGAAGTAGCTTACAAAGAGGATAACGAAATCATCATCGAGAGTTTCTTGGATGGAACTGAGGTCTCTGTTGGGGTGATCAATTACAAAGGCGAAATTACCGTGTTACCTATTACCGAAATTGTTTCTGAAAATGATTTCTTTGACTACGAAGCCAAGTATTTAGGAAAATCTCAAGAAATTACACCAGCACGCATTTCAGACGAGATGACGCAAAAAGTAGGCGAAATTGCGAAACGTGCCTACAAAGCTTTAAAAATGAAAGGCTTCTCACGTTCTGAATTTATTATTGTAGACGGCGAACCGCATATGTTAGAAATGAATACTATTCCCGGTTTAACCACCGAGAGTTTGTTGCCACAACAAGCTAAAGAAGCTGGTATTTCATTAGAAGACTTGTTTTCTAATGCCATCGAATTGGCTTTAGCCTAA